The following coding sequences are from one Gemmatimonadota bacterium window:
- the flgA gene encoding flagellar basal body P-ring formation protein FlgA yields the protein MTSFASLALLAQLAATTPAPAVPAALATRVQAAVAEQWQLAPSAVQLAWGALPAWRASDLEAPLRLGTIGRDGWLVVTLEPSGAAPRAVRVRAGAAAPLPVAARALTAGVTLTAADIRWESPVQWGPPEATASLVDVGWEVRRTLRAGEALRGVAVAAPTGVASGAPLRIVWARNGVEIEMDAVALTAARVGEKVQARTTTGRVMARMTAPGIARIEGGER from the coding sequence ATGACCTCATTCGCTAGCCTGGCGCTCCTCGCGCAGCTTGCGGCGACGACGCCAGCGCCCGCGGTTCCCGCGGCGCTGGCGACGCGCGTGCAGGCCGCAGTCGCCGAGCAGTGGCAGCTGGCGCCCTCGGCGGTTCAGCTCGCCTGGGGCGCGCTGCCCGCGTGGCGAGCGAGCGACCTCGAGGCGCCGCTGCGCCTCGGCACCATCGGGCGCGATGGCTGGCTGGTGGTCACGCTGGAACCGAGTGGCGCCGCACCGCGTGCGGTGCGGGTGCGCGCCGGAGCCGCCGCCCCGTTGCCGGTGGCCGCGCGCGCGCTCACGGCTGGTGTCACCCTCACGGCCGCGGATATCCGATGGGAGTCGCCGGTGCAGTGGGGTCCGCCGGAGGCGACCGCGTCGCTGGTCGATGTCGGCTGGGAAGTGCGCCGGACGTTGCGCGCGGGCGAGGCGCTCCGCGGCGTGGCCGTGGCGGCGCCCACCGGGGTGGCCAGCGGTGCGCCGCTCCGCATTGTCTGGGCGCGGAATGGCGTCGAGATCGAGATGGACGCGGTGGCGTTGACGGCCGCCCGTGTTGGCGAAAAGGTGCAGGCTCGCACGACCACCGGACGCGTGATGGCGCGGATGACCGCGCCCGGGATCGCCCGGATTGAAGGAGGAGAACGATGA
- the flgK gene encoding flagellar hook-associated protein FlgK — protein MSLASILSIARSALVTQQRAIDVTGHNIANATTPGYTRQRLEIVAETPFRTPKGTVGRGVTDAGVFANRNVFLDATVRREQGNLGRSDTLRDMLGQVEAVFGEPSDTGLGATLDAFFSAFSDLANDPSSLAARSVVRQAGSSLIQQVGLISGRLTDLATDTTTRTQDAVSQVNALATQIGELNRDIVVQGGPNKTAPDLEDRRGQLIDELSNLIQVRVIDHADGSVGVITGDTLLVDGKFAQQLEVRPLVGGGVGVGVIGSARLIDPVGGTLAALTALGQQAVPSIRAELDRLVAGVVGAVNTVHAGGTTLGGLTGINFFDPAGVTAGTMRLSTDVAASVSNVVAGTTSAAGDNRVALALAGLRNAGIPSLNSSTPGEFYTALVTTVGTLVRDAERDAEVASTLADSASSRRSSETGVSTDEEMVKLIVQQQAYAAATRLVTTANEMMDDLLRMV, from the coding sequence ATGTCGCTTGCCTCGATTCTGTCGATTGCCCGGTCCGCCCTCGTCACGCAGCAACGTGCGATCGATGTCACCGGCCACAACATCGCCAACGCCACGACGCCGGGGTACACCCGCCAGCGCCTGGAGATTGTTGCCGAGACGCCGTTCCGCACCCCGAAGGGCACCGTGGGGCGCGGCGTCACCGACGCCGGCGTCTTCGCCAATCGCAACGTCTTTCTCGACGCCACCGTGCGCCGGGAGCAGGGCAACCTTGGCCGGTCGGACACGCTGCGTGACATGCTCGGCCAGGTCGAGGCCGTCTTCGGCGAGCCGTCGGACACCGGGCTCGGCGCGACCCTCGATGCCTTCTTCAGCGCCTTCAGTGACCTCGCCAACGATCCCTCCTCGCTCGCAGCGCGGAGCGTGGTCCGGCAGGCCGGCAGTTCGCTGATTCAGCAGGTCGGACTGATCTCGGGTCGGCTCACCGACCTCGCGACCGACACGACCACGCGGACCCAGGACGCGGTCAGTCAGGTCAACGCGCTCGCCACGCAGATCGGCGAATTGAATCGCGACATCGTCGTGCAGGGCGGGCCGAACAAGACCGCGCCTGATCTCGAGGATCGCCGCGGCCAGTTGATCGACGAGTTGTCGAACCTGATCCAGGTGCGGGTGATCGATCATGCCGATGGTTCGGTGGGCGTCATCACCGGCGACACCCTGCTCGTGGACGGCAAGTTCGCGCAGCAGCTCGAAGTCCGTCCGCTGGTTGGCGGCGGCGTCGGCGTCGGCGTCATCGGCAGCGCGCGCCTGATCGATCCGGTCGGCGGGACATTGGCGGCGCTCACCGCATTGGGGCAGCAGGCGGTTCCGAGCATTCGCGCCGAGCTCGACCGCTTGGTCGCCGGCGTGGTGGGGGCGGTCAACACGGTCCATGCGGGTGGCACGACGCTGGGTGGGCTCACCGGCATCAACTTCTTCGACCCAGCCGGTGTGACGGCGGGCACGATGCGGTTGTCGACCGATGTCGCCGCCTCGGTGTCCAATGTCGTCGCCGGTACGACCTCGGCAGCGGGCGACAACCGCGTCGCCCTCGCGTTGGCCGGCCTGCGCAACGCCGGCATCCCGTCGCTCAACAGCAGCACGCCGGGCGAGTTCTACACCGCGCTGGTGACCACGGTCGGCACGCTGGTGCGGGATGCCGAGCGCGACGCTGAGGTCGCCAGCACGCTGGCCGACTCCGCCTCCTCGCGCCGCTCATCGGAAACCGGCGTGTCGACCGACGAAGAGATGGTGAAGTTGATCGTCCAGCAGCAGGCCTACGCCGCGGCGACGCGTCTGGTGACCACGGCCAATGAAATGATGGACGACCTGTTGCGGATGGTCTGA
- a CDS encoding flagellar basal body P-ring protein FlgI, whose protein sequence is MRYALAAALLLAPLALGAQVRVGDLTTRTGEVPVRIVGYGLVVGLDGSGDRSFGTSSGSVQTVRSVVNLLRRFNIEVPPERLRLRNVAAVLVTAEISPFLRPGGRFEVQVASLGDATSLRGGVLWMTPLVSDPDQAPIATAQGAMPVQADDRGRWGNRGASSGRIVDGGLLELALPAVAAVTEPRLLLRTPDYPLAAKVAAAVNAVFGDSTARVEDPGSIRLRAPAGATDNLPAFLASVDTVPVTVPMVARIIIDARSGVVVAGGDVRVGPAVVSLKGITVRVGDAPPATPTQGVVAVGPQATVRDIAVGLQSIGAAPADVAAVFDGLRAAGAITAMVVVR, encoded by the coding sequence GTGAGATACGCCCTCGCAGCCGCGTTGTTGCTGGCCCCGCTGGCGCTCGGCGCGCAGGTCCGTGTCGGCGATCTCACCACGCGCACCGGCGAAGTGCCGGTGCGCATTGTGGGCTATGGGTTGGTCGTTGGTCTCGACGGCAGCGGCGATCGCTCCTTCGGCACCTCGTCCGGCTCGGTGCAGACGGTGCGGTCGGTCGTCAACCTCCTCCGACGCTTCAACATCGAAGTGCCGCCCGAGCGGCTCCGGCTGCGCAACGTGGCCGCGGTGCTGGTGACGGCGGAGATCTCGCCCTTCCTGCGGCCGGGCGGACGCTTCGAGGTGCAGGTCGCCTCCCTCGGTGACGCCACCTCCCTTCGCGGGGGCGTCCTCTGGATGACGCCACTCGTTTCGGACCCCGATCAGGCGCCGATCGCCACGGCCCAGGGCGCGATGCCGGTGCAGGCCGATGATCGTGGCCGCTGGGGCAATCGTGGCGCCTCAAGTGGCCGGATTGTCGACGGCGGGCTGCTCGAACTGGCCCTCCCGGCGGTCGCGGCCGTGACCGAGCCTCGCCTTCTCCTCCGGACCCCGGACTATCCGCTGGCGGCCAAGGTGGCGGCGGCGGTCAACGCCGTCTTCGGCGACAGCACGGCCCGGGTGGAAGATCCGGGCTCGATCCGGCTCAGGGCTCCGGCCGGAGCGACCGATAACCTTCCGGCATTCCTCGCCTCGGTCGACACCGTCCCGGTGACGGTCCCGATGGTGGCTCGGATCATCATCGACGCCCGGAGCGGGGTCGTGGTCGCGGGGGGCGATGTCCGTGTCGGGCCGGCGGTTGTCTCGCTCAAGGGGATCACCGTGCGGGTCGGCGATGCACCGCCAGCCACCCCGACGCAGGGTGTGGTGGCTGTGGGGCCGCAGGCGACGGTGCGGGACATCGCGGTCGGTCTGCAGTCGATCGGTGCCGCACCGGCCGACGTGGCCGCGGTCTTTGACGGCCTCCGCGCCGCCGGCGCGATCACGGCGATGGTGGTGGTCCGATGA
- a CDS encoding flagellar basal body L-ring protein FlgH, whose amino-acid sequence MNTHRALAVAMLVMAGPLAAQTPVTPANTDSVRPSAPPPGGRRLGWTSDRRPLRVGDLLTVIVDEQTSASERVITRAKTDRSQKGTIDANAAPVDLQSVGIGYKSESDQTGQRNRTGDLAAMLTVRVTGIEPSGVLRVDGGKLVTVDGRKQEVRLGGLVRPEDVTAGNAVLSSRIADASISYKGKNIDPKTGLFGKILGLLWP is encoded by the coding sequence ATGAACACTCATCGCGCGCTGGCGGTTGCGATGCTCGTGATGGCCGGCCCACTGGCCGCGCAGACGCCCGTTACCCCAGCCAATACGGACAGCGTCCGGCCGTCGGCGCCACCGCCGGGCGGCCGCCGGCTGGGCTGGACCTCCGACCGACGTCCGCTCCGCGTCGGCGATCTGCTGACCGTCATTGTCGACGAGCAGACCTCCGCGAGCGAACGGGTGATCACCAGGGCCAAGACCGATCGCAGTCAGAAGGGCACCATCGACGCCAACGCCGCGCCGGTCGACCTCCAATCGGTCGGCATCGGCTACAAGTCGGAGTCGGACCAGACCGGGCAGCGCAACCGCACCGGTGACCTGGCGGCGATGTTGACGGTGCGGGTCACCGGGATCGAGCCGAGCGGAGTGCTCCGGGTCGATGGTGGCAAGTTGGTGACCGTTGATGGTCGCAAGCAGGAGGTGCGACTCGGCGGTCTGGTGCGTCCCGAAGACGTCACCGCCGGGAATGCGGTGCTCTCGTCCAGGATCGCCGACGCCTCGATCAGCTACAAGGGGAAGAACATCGATCCGAAGACTGGCCTCTTCGGCAAGATCCTCGGGTTGCTGTGGCCGTGA
- the motA gene encoding flagellar motor stator protein MotA has translation MFAILGIIVVLGSVLGGFAMAHGPFAVLLAWSEWVVIVGTAVGTVLISTPKSVLGHLTKKIPRVFTGAAPSKEGYLDVLRLLFELFQLARRDGLIAIESHIERPEESSVFKKYPSISNDHHAVEFLCDALRTVLAGSVPAYDLEAMLEAEIEVHHDEDAKTVAALTRVADALPGIGIVAAVLGIVVTMQAIAGPIEEIGHHVASALVGTFLGILLSYGFVAPIATAVETQNGESHRIFLVLKAGIVAFAKNLPPIIASEFARKAITADTRPTFAEMEAACKATRQEKAA, from the coding sequence GTGTTTGCAATTCTGGGCATCATCGTGGTTCTCGGCTCGGTCCTCGGCGGCTTCGCGATGGCCCATGGCCCGTTCGCCGTCCTCCTGGCCTGGTCCGAGTGGGTGGTGATCGTCGGCACCGCGGTCGGCACCGTCCTGATCTCCACCCCGAAGTCCGTCCTCGGCCACCTGACAAAGAAGATCCCCAGGGTCTTCACCGGCGCCGCCCCCTCGAAGGAGGGGTACCTCGACGTCCTGCGCCTCCTCTTCGAGCTCTTCCAGCTGGCCCGTCGGGACGGCTTGATCGCGATCGAGTCGCACATCGAGCGCCCCGAGGAGAGCAGCGTCTTCAAGAAGTATCCCTCGATCTCCAACGATCACCACGCCGTCGAGTTCCTCTGCGACGCGCTGCGGACGGTCCTCGCCGGCTCGGTGCCGGCCTACGACCTCGAGGCGATGCTCGAAGCCGAGATCGAAGTGCACCACGACGAGGACGCCAAGACCGTGGCCGCCCTGACCCGCGTGGCCGACGCCCTCCCCGGCATCGGCATCGTCGCCGCCGTGCTCGGCATCGTCGTGACGATGCAGGCGATCGCCGGCCCGATCGAGGAGATCGGCCACCACGTCGCCTCGGCGCTCGTCGGCACCTTCCTCGGCATTCTGCTCTCGTACGGCTTCGTGGCACCGATCGCCACGGCGGTGGAGACCCAGAACGGGGAGTCGCACCGGATCTTCCTGGTGCTGAAGGCGGGGATCGTGGCGTTCGCGAAGAACTTGCCGCCGATCATCGCCTCCGAATTTGCGCGGAAGGCCATCACGGCGGACACGCGGCCCACCTTCGCCGAGATGGAAGCGGCGTGCAAGGCCACGCGGCAGGAGAAGGCGGCGTGA
- the flgN gene encoding flagellar export chaperone FlgN — MSDVGEAAPLRAAQIIAAIQAEERLLSELRGALERQRAGIAEDDTAAIDAATHAVSRSVLTLDEARRRREQLVQLVSGGESVGLDGIDRFIGEVPGLREARRAVRRAAEAAVSELAMNQAILRSAMRTGDAYLQSLFSSVSGPASHYLPQEGLVDSPTPSGVVLDAQA; from the coding sequence ATGTCCGACGTGGGTGAAGCGGCGCCGTTGCGCGCTGCGCAGATCATCGCGGCGATCCAGGCCGAAGAGCGGCTCCTCTCGGAGTTGCGTGGCGCGCTGGAGCGTCAGCGTGCCGGCATCGCCGAGGACGACACCGCCGCCATCGATGCAGCGACCCATGCCGTTTCGCGGTCCGTGTTGACGCTCGACGAAGCCCGTCGTCGGCGCGAGCAGCTGGTCCAGCTGGTCAGCGGCGGCGAGTCGGTCGGGCTTGACGGAATCGATCGCTTCATCGGCGAAGTCCCCGGCCTCCGCGAGGCGCGCCGCGCGGTCCGCCGGGCTGCCGAGGCGGCCGTGAGCGAGCTGGCGATGAACCAGGCGATCCTCCGGAGTGCGATGCGGACAGGCGATGCGTACCTGCAGTCGCTATTTTCGTCGGTGAGCGGGCCCGCCTCGCACTACCTGCCCCAGGAGGGGCTGGTCGACTCGCCCACCCCCAGCGGCGTCGTTCTCGACGCGCAGGCCTGA
- a CDS encoding carbon storage regulator: MLVLNRRPGEAIILDGGIRVVVLSCDKRGARLGIEAPATTGILREELVKQVASENLRAASAGDHTAAWAAQLPLRAPSGEAGSGTPPER; this comes from the coding sequence ATGCTGGTCCTCAACCGGCGGCCGGGTGAGGCGATCATCCTCGATGGGGGGATCCGGGTCGTGGTGCTCTCGTGCGACAAGCGGGGAGCGCGCCTCGGCATCGAGGCGCCCGCGACGACGGGGATTCTGCGCGAGGAGTTGGTGAAGCAGGTGGCATCCGAAAATCTGCGCGCGGCCAGCGCCGGCGATCACACGGCGGCCTGGGCCGCCCAACTGCCGCTACGCGCGCCGAGCGGTGAGGCTGGCAGCGGCACGCCGCCAGAGCGGTAA
- a CDS encoding AMP-binding protein: MLLHHRFLRTAKVYAGKTAIIDRATGTRLTYERALIAALILSEKFSDGEEGFLGIMLPTSAGCVLSILGSLLAGRTPVMINYSTGAAANCVYAQKKCAFKTVITSRALLEKINCPTLPGMVFIEDLMAGISGVDKALAAFRAKLPLALLLRTVHGGDLDEMAVMLFTSGSERDPKAVPLTHRNINANLEAISSLLAVSSADIFLANLPLFHVFGLTTNLWLPFFHGMTVVTYANPLEFKTICEIIRSEQVTFVVGTPIFMWGYLRKSEPGDFASCRIMLTGADKTPDTLRQEFKQKHNLELLEGYGCTETSPVISFNFHGANRPGSVGRPLPNVRVRLEHYETGQPCEVGEIGKILVQGESVMQGYFDDFEATTLSMRNGWYDTGDMGYQDADGYLWHVGRLKRFVKIGGEMVSLIRVENVLERFLPEGVACCVVEVPDGVRGARIVAAVSQPVDQGALLKQLATELPNIAMPRDFVVIEELPTMGSGKIDFRRTTELVRDIVQAG, from the coding sequence ATGCTCCTTCACCACCGCTTCCTGCGCACCGCCAAGGTGTACGCCGGCAAGACGGCCATCATCGACCGTGCCACCGGCACCCGCCTGACCTACGAGCGGGCGCTGATCGCGGCGCTCATCCTCTCGGAGAAGTTCTCGGACGGCGAGGAGGGCTTCCTCGGCATCATGCTGCCGACGTCGGCGGGGTGCGTGCTCTCGATCCTGGGGAGTCTGCTGGCCGGCCGGACGCCGGTGATGATCAACTACTCCACCGGGGCGGCCGCGAACTGCGTCTACGCGCAGAAGAAGTGTGCCTTCAAGACGGTGATCACGTCGCGGGCATTGCTGGAGAAGATCAACTGTCCGACACTGCCGGGGATGGTCTTCATCGAGGACCTGATGGCCGGCATCTCGGGGGTGGACAAGGCACTCGCCGCGTTCCGCGCCAAGCTCCCGCTCGCGCTGCTGCTCAGGACGGTGCACGGCGGTGACCTCGACGAAATGGCCGTGATGCTCTTTACCAGCGGCAGTGAGCGCGACCCCAAGGCGGTCCCCCTCACGCACCGGAATATCAACGCCAATCTCGAGGCGATCTCCTCCCTCCTCGCCGTCAGTTCCGCCGACATCTTCCTCGCCAACCTCCCCCTCTTCCACGTCTTCGGCCTCACCACCAATCTCTGGCTGCCGTTCTTCCACGGCATGACGGTGGTCACGTATGCCAACCCGCTCGAGTTCAAGACGATCTGCGAGATCATCCGCTCGGAGCAGGTCACCTTCGTGGTCGGGACGCCGATCTTCATGTGGGGCTATCTGCGGAAGTCGGAGCCGGGCGACTTCGCCTCCTGCCGGATCATGCTGACGGGGGCGGACAAGACGCCGGACACGCTGCGGCAGGAGTTCAAGCAGAAGCACAACCTCGAACTGCTCGAGGGCTACGGCTGCACCGAGACGTCGCCGGTCATCTCGTTCAACTTCCACGGCGCCAACCGGCCGGGCAGCGTGGGGCGGCCGTTGCCGAACGTCCGCGTGCGGCTGGAGCATTACGAGACCGGCCAGCCGTGCGAGGTGGGAGAGATCGGCAAGATCCTGGTGCAAGGCGAGAGCGTGATGCAGGGGTACTTCGACGACTTCGAGGCGACCACGCTCAGCATGCGGAATGGCTGGTACGACACCGGCGACATGGGGTACCAGGACGCCGATGGCTACCTCTGGCACGTGGGGCGGCTCAAGCGCTTCGTGAAGATCGGCGGCGAGATGGTCTCGCTGATCCGGGTCGAGAACGTCCTGGAGCGCTTCCTCCCCGAGGGGGTGGCCTGCTGCGTGGTCGAGGTGCCGGACGGGGTCCGTGGGGCGCGGATCGTGGCGGCGGTCTCCCAGCCGGTCGATCAGGGCGCGCTCCTGAAGCAGCTGGCGACGGAGCTGCCGAACATCGCGATGCCGAGGGACTTCGTGGTGATCGAGGAGTTGCCGACGATGGGGAGCGGGAAGATCGACTTCCGGCGGACCACGGAACTGGTCCGGGACATCGTCCAGGCGGGGTAG
- a CDS encoding flagellar hook basal-body protein, with product MTLPAIVTSARTLGYYTRLQEVTANNLANVSSDAYKGDRITAQALAGDTSPTAVHTLDLRQGTLRETGRGLDVGLEGDGFLVVRTAQGERLTRGGSLEISREGFLVDRHGDLLLGEDGPLHVAGKELVLEADGTVLVDGARAGRLRFETVASPTALLKEGEGRFRTTAATIGAAGLQLRQRSLEEANVSPLLGTVDLIMIQRAYAANTEALRTMDGVLGTVTGDIGRV from the coding sequence ATGACCTTGCCTGCGATCGTCACCTCGGCACGTACCCTCGGCTACTACACCCGGCTGCAGGAAGTGACCGCCAACAATCTCGCCAACGTCTCGAGCGACGCCTACAAGGGCGACCGCATCACGGCGCAGGCGCTCGCCGGTGACACCTCCCCGACGGCGGTGCATACCCTCGATCTCCGTCAGGGGACGCTCCGGGAGACCGGCCGCGGCCTCGACGTCGGCCTTGAGGGTGATGGCTTCCTCGTCGTACGGACCGCCCAGGGCGAGCGGCTCACCCGTGGCGGGTCGTTGGAGATCTCCCGCGAGGGCTTCCTCGTCGATCGCCACGGCGACCTCCTCCTCGGCGAGGATGGACCGCTGCATGTCGCCGGCAAGGAACTCGTCCTCGAGGCCGATGGCACGGTGCTGGTGGATGGGGCCCGCGCCGGGCGCCTCCGCTTCGAGACGGTGGCCAGCCCGACGGCGCTGTTGAAGGAGGGCGAAGGCCGCTTCCGCACGACCGCCGCGACGATTGGCGCGGCCGGGCTGCAATTGCGGCAGCGCTCGCTCGAGGAGGCGAATGTCTCCCCACTGCTCGGCACGGTCGACTTGATCATGATCCAGCGCGCCTACGCGGCCAACACCGAGGCGCTGCGCACGATGGATGGCGTCCTCGGCACGGTCACTGGCGACATCGGCCGCGTCTGA
- a CDS encoding sensor histidine kinase: MHRERLGEAIARSVAHALRDLAQVVDVVELTASRGPEGLRAHDQACARLRDALLAEVSLLEAFALTERQRITPLSVADVTEVAVRLARRAIGPTPITLRTEVPRTLPPAIGIAGDVAEAMYAVLENAIEAVRTQGGGEIVVSGAVEGDAVVVRVADTGPGIPEVLRDGDRVFELFVSGANAANAHGIGLPVARDLIRRHGGDLQLEADATAGAVLAFRLPLWRRAAASLTARRA, encoded by the coding sequence GTGCATCGCGAACGCCTCGGTGAGGCGATCGCGCGGAGCGTTGCGCACGCGCTGCGCGACCTCGCGCAGGTCGTCGACGTGGTCGAGCTGACGGCATCGCGGGGTCCCGAAGGGCTCAGGGCCCATGACCAGGCGTGCGCGCGCTTGCGGGACGCGTTGCTCGCCGAGGTCTCGCTGCTCGAGGCGTTCGCGCTCACCGAACGGCAACGGATCACGCCGCTGTCGGTCGCGGACGTCACCGAGGTGGCCGTCCGGCTGGCGCGCCGTGCAATCGGCCCGACGCCGATCACGTTGCGCACCGAAGTGCCGCGCACCCTGCCGCCCGCGATCGGCATTGCCGGCGATGTGGCCGAGGCGATGTACGCCGTGCTGGAGAATGCGATCGAGGCGGTGCGGACGCAGGGGGGCGGGGAGATCGTGGTGTCTGGCGCCGTCGAAGGCGATGCCGTGGTCGTGCGCGTCGCCGACACGGGCCCAGGGATTCCCGAGGTGCTGCGCGATGGCGATCGCGTCTTCGAGCTCTTCGTGAGTGGGGCGAACGCGGCGAACGCGCACGGCATCGGACTACCGGTGGCGCGTGATCTCATCCGTCGTCATGGGGGGGACCTGCAATTGGAGGCCGATGCGACCGCCGGCGCGGTGCTCGCCTTCCGGTTACCGCTCTGGCGGCGTGCCGCTGCCAGCCTCACCGCTCGGCGCGCGTAG
- the flgG gene encoding flagellar basal-body rod protein FlgG: MNPGMRTSASGMIAQQKMVDVIANNLANVNTTGFKRSRAAFEDVLYETVQGPRSPNGEAVISAMQIGHGVRLAAVTRIDGQGGPEMTGRPLDLTIEGEGFFQVETADGGIAYTRDGSFTLSESGQLLTQGGYALVPGIVIPPDATVVTISGNGMVSVSVGKDAQTVELGRIELARFANTTGLLSAGGNLYTESSASGAPMTGMPDENGFGRILQGSLESSNVEVVQEMTDMIAAQRAYEINARAIRAAEDMMRSIDDLIR; encoded by the coding sequence ATGAATCCCGGCATGCGCACCTCGGCGAGCGGCATGATCGCCCAGCAGAAGATGGTGGACGTGATCGCCAACAACCTGGCCAACGTCAACACGACCGGTTTCAAGCGGAGTCGCGCGGCGTTCGAGGATGTCCTCTACGAAACGGTCCAGGGTCCCCGCTCGCCCAACGGCGAGGCGGTGATCAGCGCGATGCAGATCGGCCACGGCGTCCGGCTCGCCGCCGTCACGCGCATCGATGGGCAGGGTGGCCCCGAGATGACGGGGCGTCCGCTCGACCTCACCATCGAGGGCGAGGGCTTCTTCCAGGTCGAGACCGCCGATGGCGGCATCGCCTACACGCGCGACGGCTCCTTCACGCTCTCCGAGAGCGGCCAGCTGCTCACGCAGGGTGGCTACGCGCTCGTCCCCGGCATCGTGATTCCGCCCGATGCGACGGTGGTGACGATCAGCGGCAACGGCATGGTGTCGGTGTCGGTCGGCAAGGATGCCCAGACGGTCGAACTCGGGCGCATCGAGCTGGCGCGCTTCGCCAACACCACCGGCCTGTTGAGCGCCGGCGGCAACCTCTACACCGAATCGTCCGCCTCCGGCGCCCCGATGACCGGCATGCCCGACGAGAATGGCTTCGGCCGGATCCTGCAGGGATCGCTCGAGTCGAGCAATGTCGAAGTGGTGCAGGAGATGACCGACATGATCGCGGCCCAGCGCGCGTACGAAATCAACGCCCGCGCGATTCGCGCGGCCGAAGACATGATGCGCTCGATCGATGACCTCATTCGCTAG
- a CDS encoding rod-binding protein, translating to MSSIGAVPGQGPTPPSARDRLEQQAQALESVFYAQLFQAMRQSVPSEGGLLEQSTGEQMFTGMLDEQVARFAAERSDSGLAAAMTKQLGRNLPPEDAAVTAAPAAGSGNVRRG from the coding sequence ATGAGCAGCATCGGTGCCGTGCCGGGACAAGGTCCGACGCCGCCGAGTGCACGCGACCGATTGGAGCAGCAGGCGCAGGCGTTGGAGTCGGTGTTCTACGCGCAGCTCTTTCAGGCGATGCGCCAGTCGGTGCCGAGCGAGGGCGGGTTGCTCGAGCAGTCGACGGGTGAACAGATGTTCACCGGCATGCTCGACGAACAGGTGGCGCGGTTTGCCGCCGAGCGCAGTGACAGCGGACTGGCCGCTGCGATGACGAAGCAGTTGGGTCGCAACCTCCCACCGGAGGACGCGGCGGTGACCGCGGCTCCGGCCGCAGGGAGCGGGAATGTCCGACGTGGGTGA
- a CDS encoding DUF2911 domain-containing protein, whose amino-acid sequence MSPRDTVAETIGTLGITIDYSRPARRGRTIWGDVVPFDRVWRLGADMATQITLSADAMVGGTFVPAGRYSLWMLPQQAGSSMLVINKQAQIFGTQYNAKEDLVRVPLTRAPLATQVERLTLAIDSARLVIRWGDLEWSVPIAPK is encoded by the coding sequence ATGTCGCCGCGTGACACCGTCGCGGAAACCATCGGAACGCTTGGCATCACGATCGACTACAGTCGGCCAGCGCGCCGTGGACGCACCATTTGGGGCGACGTCGTGCCCTTCGACCGCGTCTGGCGTCTCGGCGCCGACATGGCCACGCAGATCACGCTCTCGGCCGATGCGATGGTCGGTGGCACGTTCGTCCCGGCGGGTCGCTACTCCCTCTGGATGCTGCCGCAGCAGGCGGGCAGCTCGATGCTGGTGATCAACAAGCAGGCCCAGATATTCGGAACACAGTACAACGCCAAGGAGGACTTGGTGCGCGTTCCGCTGACTCGCGCACCTCTTGCGACCCAGGTGGAGCGGCTGACGCTGGCGATCGACAGCGCCCGGTTGGTGATCCGGTGGGGCGATCTTGAGTGGTCCGTGCCAATCGCCCCGAAGTAG